Within Crassostrea angulata isolate pt1a10 chromosome 2, ASM2561291v2, whole genome shotgun sequence, the genomic segment gcccatgtaaacaatatgtaatcattatttttcaaagaaacccTATTCTTGTAAATCATTTATggaaaattcttcttttttttttatttagatattgtaTTGTCTCAGATAACTTGAACATTTGATGTCAGGGTTGGGAAGCCCtgaaatatcaaatttacaatattattgtgaaaaaaatctGTACACAGGACATTTAAGGACAATTTAGTACACCCAATTAGTACATTCACTATTTATCCGTCTATTTTTacgatttttatatttcttatctTTCGGAAATCCACAAATGAATATTCCATAGCTTAGAGAGTTATATATGATAACGACATATCTTTGAGACTGAATCACCGTATAACCACAGTATGATTAGCAGTATTAGTCAAAGGTCTGCCACTCACCGAGGATAGCTATATAATCTGAGTAATAGCTATCATAATAcctatgaataatgaacataaagaCAAGAAGTTCCTTTTTATCAGataagcaatttttttaatgccGTCACTTGGTGAAACAATGTTTAACGAGGTTTGCTCAATTTACGGCAGTTGTGTAAAAATTAGTGCccaattgaataaaaaaagaataaaataagtTACTGTATGTAATCTACTTTTCAATATTCTAGACCATTCTGTAGTACACTGTATCACAGCCGTAACACAGGCAGTTTACTGATTCCCTCTGCAGTCTGAAATGACAGTTCTGTCATTAGCaaacaacaattatttttttatgtattttacgCATGGAGAAAATGGCCACGTTTTGATAAACTGATATATAcagctgaatttttttaaaaaaagctacataatctatttttacataaaaaggcTACATAGAATTCATCATGGAAGGAAACCTGACGTGTATACTGATGTCATCTCCAGCTTACAGTTCACAGTTCTGTTAAAGCGTACAGCTGATTTTCAACAAAAAGTCATATAATCTATTATCATGCAAAAAATATACACCTAAAACATATTATAAAGGGGACGGAAAACGTTTCCTACTGATGTTCTTCGCTCTCTGCAATGACAGTTATGTCactaacaaacatattttttttaggcGAACAGAGAAGATGCCCACGTTATGTAAAAGTCTACACAGAGACATTTTAGACTTTTTGACAGcagattaattaattaaacttgCAGTTAAGATTTTCTCCATCCATATAGAAcgaaaacaatacaatacacaTCTGAAATAATTACGCTGCAACACGAAACTAATTTAACTTAAAATTTCCGcgcataaaattaaaactaaatttgGAGCCtgagttataaaaaatgaaagcgAGCATTCTTCACAGTTTGCGCGCGACTTCATTCCTCACTTGGTCGTCTGCATTATGAACGAGAGCCACGTCTGCTCcggattttcatgaaaaattattttactccatcagaaaaaaaaattaagtgaatTCTAAAGACGATGTGGACTCTAGTGTTACTTCTCGTTactttcgaatttcctctggcGCTGAACGCAGCAGCCATGGGGAGCGACAGCATCAGTGATTATGAGAGGCTGAGACAGCGTGTTTCGCGTGAGTCGATGATCACGACGACCATTATGAACAGCGTGAACGTCGTGCAGCTGGAGCTGTCGACCATGATCACGGAGCAGAAACAACAGAACGACGACATTAAGCTGCTGATGCAGCAGGTGGCGGCTCTGTCCAAACTGAACACCCAGTTGAATTTCGAGTTAAACAAAGTGAAACAGAACTTGACTGAATCTAACCAGAGACTTAAGGACATGATTGACCAGAATGACGACAAAGCAGAGGAAAAGTCTGGGTCACTCGCCAGGGATGTAGGAGACGTTAGGAAAGAGATTTCACGTCAGAATAACGATATAGAAGTACTTCAGGTGGATCTGAAGCAGCTACAGCGGTCGACAGTGGATGACAGGGTCTTCGTTGACAAAGTGTCGTCGATTTCACAAGAAATGGGCGAGATTAAGACAGCTAACGGTATGAACAGTCTCGTTATAGAGGAGCTACAACAGGAGGTCAACAAGGTCAAATTGTCCAAGGTTAGCAATGacgatttcaatgaaaagtaCTCGCTGTTGGAGGAAGAACTTGATTACGTCAGAGAGCATGGTGTCAACAATAGTATCGCTATAAGTGAGATAGAAGATGAGATGGACACCATAACTTTCAATCAAACCAAGCATGACAACAATCTGTTATATCTTAACCAAAAAGTGCAAACCTTGCAAAGAAGAAGCGACAAATTAGAATCAGGTATTATTAACATGACGgacgatatgacgtcatttgATTCAAGTACTAAAGGAATGACCACAGTTATTTCCGAAATGCAAGGCGATCTGAGTTTAGTGCAGAAGAGTAGCGCGGACCTGGGAGAAATCGTTTTGAGACTTACGAACGATATGATGTTTCTGCAAACGAATACGGTAACACTAACAGACACCATCACCGGAGTGGAAAGTAACGTGACGTCACTCCAACTGGACAGTGAACGTCATGACGACTCTCTGAGGAACATAAAGAGAAACGTCTCCATTATCAAAGATGTTCAGAACGCCATTGAGAGCGATATCTTCAAAATGAGAAAATATCTCATCTCTCAGAAAGATAGCAGCGAGGGAATGGCGGTGGTTATTTTCAGGCTGACGAACAATCTGACGTCATTAAGGGAGAAGGACGAGAAACTCGAACAGGCGCTATTTAAGATATATCATAACGTCACACAGCTGAACGAAGAGGAAAACATTCTCAGAGGTGAAGTCAGGAACCTCAAAGAGAATGTGACGTCACTCAGCGAGAAGAACAGAAACACGGATGACAAGGTTGATCACATCTCACAGAAACTCCTCTCCGTCTACAGACAGAGCAACAAATTCGACGAAGAACTCTTCGACCTTAAAAACTCTCTTTTCGTTTACGACGACCGAAGCAAGAAGCTCGCCGACTCATTGACTGGAATTGAGAACAACGTCACAACCATTCAGCAGCGATTTGACGCACTGAGCGGCGTCATTGAGAACCTGATGCATAACGTGACGTCAATAGAACGAGGGAACGGACTGCTTGATGACGCAATAGATCAGCTGAGTCACAACGTGAAGTCCCTACAGAAGCAGAAGGAGAGCGTGGGAGATGTCAGACCACGCCCTACCACCACACAGGTGGCGCTGCCGAGGAACGCAAGTAAGTagaacacaaactaatacagaACATTATTATCGATAGCAAAAAAACCGCACAACGCTTAAACACTTAAACACTACAATACCCCATTTCGTTCAGTAGAAATGCATATGCAGAGGAATTATAACGTGATGCGACTGTATACtgccatatatttacattccaaatattttttgcatgtaaagtgtgtgaaaagcCACCCGCAGTTATAAGACTGTAACACACACCGGGTACTCAAAGTTTAGAATGACTAgtttcattatgacgtcacaaacgttgaacgctgtaaaatgcaacgtcacaagcgagaatcaaagttcacgctttggctgttacagtggcttttccattaatttgaacttacccttagtataaaacagaaattttgcgtataaatcacattttcagacaaggcaagaagttgaacaaaatgtaaatataagcagtaaatcattattttttgaaagatatagtctcataactgcagcggtgtgcgcatacaaatttgtatgcacacaccgctgcagttatgagactttcAATGCTTAATATTGCAGCGAGAATATGAACGAATACACAACGTTTGTACTGTTGATATTACATTTTCATAGCCTAGAACACTCCCTGTTTATATAACAGAATGACAGTGTTTCATTAATTCCGTAACTGATCGtaataatgttttaatgataaaaaaacctCCTTGTtcaatgaccccccccccccaccccacccttTTACCCCCTCCACCTACACAAAGGCACTTAAATGTGGTACAACAATCGTACGGTCCGACGACACGAATCACATCTTTGATATATTCCAAAActtctgaattttttatttttttatttttaattttcccgTAAACAAATGCTTTCGGCACCTGTTTGTTCAGATATAGAAGTAAATAGTGCAGACTTTACGGAGAAAATTCATCACCTTTCTTTTTCTTGTGAAAGTTTTAATACCTGATCAAGGAGATGAAGCCGATTTAATTCCAGCTGTTGGCAGGAGAACAAATTAGAAGAAGGAACACCTGTCGACATTGTTGTTAATTGACTTGTAAATATGTAATTGTGTGTCAAGGTGTGACAAATGGGGATTGCTTACAGAGCAGAGAGGGACAAAGAATTAACTTTctagaaattaagaaaaaaagtgtgtcAGGTTTCCTGCTTTTCTATAATGCAAATCTCTAAATTATGagaaattaaagaaagttttatagGTACTGTGCGAAGTCGAAAGtatgttaatgtttttacaGGAAGTTGAATAAGAATAGAATGACATTCGTGTACCTGTAAATGGCAGGATGATGAAACTTAAgtaaaattaaactaaaaacaGATGACTAAGTAATGTCATTGAGTATCCATTTGATTAATTCACCTACAGATTACAAcacttttttagaaaaaatacagaaagttttttttttatcttcatttcGACTGGATTTTACTGAATTGGTAATTTTTGATGCTATGTATATTTTCTGACTTATTTTCCCTAGCTTGCCACAATCACTATTTCCATACACACTTAAGTTTTCataagtacatatatataaaacagtcataataataatatataatcctTAAATACTTACTATTCCCTATACTAATTTTAACCTCAGCATTAATTACAAACCAACGCGAGGCTAAGGGACTGTTTATAGCGACTAAGGACTATAATTAAGGTAGTAATTAAATCACGTTTACACATTTTATGCAAATAAGAAGAAGTTTATCTTGTTGTGAGAAATGCATTGTCAACTTAGGGCAGAACGCCCCGTATCTGTATTAATaagatgtaattaattacataactCTTACTAAAGTAATAGAACGTTTTCCTTTACACATTTCGCTCTGCCTTCATATTTTTGACTGTTGAGAATGTAAATAGGGCCCAATTTTTTATGGCTTTTAGGGTCAGTGATAATAAGAAGATGTATTCAGTTACATTATTTTAAGAAGACTAAAATAATGCGACATCAAAATAATCCTTCCATGGTTCCTGAAGAATGGTGTATCATACATTTTAACGCATCCAAATCTTATTTCGAAAAGGAAATATTACATCATCATTGAAAATctgtataattaatttttataagtaaaaattACAGTTTGGAACCTCTTTTACGTTAACCACACGCTTGGACTTTGAAACGCGTGTGTTTTTACCTTTAATAATTTTCTGAAATTGGAGTAATTTTCAGGACTCATCTacaatttacatatacatgtattaccacgCCGATTCAACGAATTCTACACGCACTCAACAGATCGGCGAAAATAACGTTTTTAAGTGTTACAAGTACATGCACCATATCTGTTTCACATTAGAACTGCTAAAGTTGCATGTGTAATCCACTGATGCCTAGTGTAGAACAAAAATAGGTTGACCACTCTTTGTTTTCTCTTAGATTTGagttttaaagaattttcaaatattgttaTATTTGCATACATTTCagcaaatgaaatgtttttttttgctgatccatgcgggatatgaatgttgaaacattgcagaaaaaatgcataacCCGCGGTTAGctgtttatgtaattttttctctGCAATGACCTCTACCTTCATAACCggcatgaatcatcaaaaatcatttcattgt encodes:
- the LOC128172974 gene encoding putative leucine-rich repeat-containing protein DDB_G0290503 is translated as MWTLVLLLVTFEFPLALNAAAMGSDSISDYERLRQRVSRESMITTTIMNSVNVVQLELSTMITEQKQQNDDIKLLMQQVAALSKLNTQLNFELNKVKQNLTESNQRLKDMIDQNDDKAEEKSGSLARDVGDVRKEISRQNNDIEVLQVDLKQLQRSTVDDRVFVDKVSSISQEMGEIKTANGMNSLVIEELQQEVNKVKLSKVSNDDFNEKYSLLEEELDYVREHGVNNSIAISEIEDEMDTITFNQTKHDNNLLYLNQKVQTLQRRSDKLESGIINMTDDMTSFDSSTKGMTTVISEMQGDLSLVQKSSADLGEIVLRLTNDMMFLQTNTVTLTDTITGVESNVTSLQLDSERHDDSLRNIKRNVSIIKDVQNAIESDIFKMRKYLISQKDSSEGMAVVIFRLTNNLTSLREKDEKLEQALFKIYHNVTQLNEEENILRGEVRNLKENVTSLSEKNRNTDDKVDHISQKLLSVYRQSNKFDEELFDLKNSLFVYDDRSKKLADSLTGIENNVTTIQQRFDALSGVIENLMHNVTSIERGNGLLDDAIDQLSHNVKSLQKQKESVGDVRPRPTTTQVALPRNANTPRVAFTSQISLEGAMSDVKRNQTIVFDLVEYNMGGAYDPTTGKFKAQVSGTYVFFFNILTRPHMRLGVDLTINGETRSACAYSGADPNFSVNGSNMVVVHLNQGDEVWVRAHKSRDPPPGVMLSSFANSFAGFLLYSD